From Pseudomonas poae, the proteins below share one genomic window:
- a CDS encoding proline iminopeptidase-family hydrolase: protein MWREITPDQQYNVQVDGHNLVVYSFGDGDEVLLCLNGGPGLPCDYLRDAHGWLKDHNLRVVAFDQLGTGASARPTDVSLWEIGRYVEEVETVRQTLGLGRVHLLGHSWGGWLGIEYAIHYPDALKSLILENTVGDIPHLSQELERLRGALGSETVAMMQRHEAMGTLDHPQYQAAITLLNYRHVCRLDEWPEPVKRSLGDWNMGPYETMQGPNEFLYVGNLKDWNRIKEMGAFQMPILITTGQHDELTPACAMRMKMAARHAELHVFPNSSHMPFYEEPQAYFPVLLDFLARHRG from the coding sequence ATGTGGCGTGAAATTACCCCCGACCAGCAGTACAACGTGCAAGTCGACGGCCATAACCTCGTGGTCTACAGCTTTGGCGACGGCGATGAGGTGCTGCTGTGCCTCAATGGCGGCCCCGGGCTGCCTTGTGACTACTTGCGCGACGCTCATGGCTGGCTCAAGGACCATAACCTGCGAGTGGTTGCATTCGACCAGCTTGGTACCGGCGCATCTGCCAGACCAACCGACGTTTCCTTGTGGGAAATCGGCCGTTATGTCGAAGAAGTTGAAACCGTGCGCCAAACCCTGGGCCTGGGCCGCGTGCATTTGCTCGGGCATTCCTGGGGCGGCTGGCTTGGGATCGAATACGCGATTCACTATCCCGATGCCCTTAAAAGCCTGATCCTCGAGAACACTGTCGGCGATATCCCGCACCTGTCCCAGGAGCTCGAACGCCTGCGCGGCGCGCTGGGCAGCGAAACCGTGGCCATGATGCAGCGCCACGAAGCCATGGGCACCCTGGACCACCCGCAATATCAGGCGGCCATCACTTTGCTCAACTATCGCCACGTGTGCCGTCTGGACGAATGGCCCGAGCCGGTCAAACGCTCCCTGGGCGACTGGAACATGGGCCCCTACGAAACCATGCAGGGCCCCAACGAGTTCCTCTACGTCGGCAACCTCAAGGATTGGAACCGTATCAAGGAGATGGGCGCGTTCCAGATGCCGATCCTGATCACCACCGGCCAGCACGACGAACTCACCCCGGCCTGCGCGATGCGCATGAAGATGGCGGCCCGCCACGCCGAACTGCATGTATTCCCCAACAGCAGCCATATGCCTTTCTACGAGGAACCCCAGGCGTATTTTCCGGTGCTGCTGGATTTCCTCGCTCGCCACCGAGGCTGA
- a CDS encoding LuxR family transcriptional regulator, giving the protein MLAKLTALNHRLMPGRSLDEQMDNTFILAQQLGFDALVYDYTPVPIDQDGALITPSVLELRNTPADWHALWCSKGFYQIDPVQHLALRTVSPFVWSYEAKADTALQKIIDPCHAPVSSYLHDQQLTCGVSVPIHLPRGGFASLTGLRTGKARSVLQDAQQTLSDFSLITHALQEAAYPLFSKELRTYPHIHLTKRERECLKWAAEGLTAAEIATQLSRSLAVVTLHLASAMHKLGAKNRVQAVVRATHYRLLED; this is encoded by the coding sequence ATGCTGGCCAAGCTGACTGCCTTAAATCACCGTCTGATGCCGGGCAGGAGCCTGGATGAGCAGATGGACAACACTTTCATCCTCGCCCAGCAGTTGGGCTTCGATGCATTGGTGTATGACTACACGCCGGTGCCGATCGACCAGGATGGTGCACTGATCACCCCCTCTGTGCTGGAGCTGCGCAATACTCCGGCCGACTGGCATGCCTTGTGGTGCAGCAAAGGGTTCTACCAGATAGACCCGGTGCAGCACCTGGCCCTGCGCACGGTTTCGCCGTTTGTGTGGTCGTACGAAGCCAAGGCCGACACTGCCTTGCAAAAGATCATCGACCCCTGCCACGCGCCTGTTTCGTCCTACCTGCACGACCAGCAACTGACCTGCGGCGTCAGCGTGCCGATCCACCTGCCCCGTGGTGGTTTCGCTTCGCTGACCGGCCTGCGTACTGGTAAAGCACGTAGCGTGCTGCAGGATGCGCAGCAGACCTTGTCGGATTTCAGCCTGATTACCCATGCCTTGCAGGAAGCGGCCTACCCGCTGTTCAGCAAGGAGCTACGCACCTACCCGCACATTCACCTGACCAAACGCGAACGCGAGTGCCTCAAGTGGGCCGCCGAGGGCCTGACCGCCGCCGAAATCGCCACCCAACTCAGCCGCTCGCTGGCGGTGGTCACCCTGCACCTGGCCTCGGCGATGCACAAACTGGGCGCTAAAAACCGGGTACAGGCCGTGGTGCGCGCCACCCATTACCGCCTGCTCGAAGACTGA
- a CDS encoding proline iminopeptidase-family hydrolase encodes MEFIEKIREGYAAFGAHQTWYRVTGDLCSGRTPLVVIHGGPGCTHDYVDAFKDVAASGHAVIHYDQLGNGRSTHLPDKDPSFWTVELFLAELNNLLDHLQISDNYAILGQSWGGMLGSEHAILQPKGLRAFIPANSPTCMRTWVSEANRLRKLLPEGVHETLLKHEAAGTYQDPEYLAASRVFYDHHVCRVNPWPEEVARTFAQVDSDPTVYHAMSGPTEFHVIGSLKDWKSTGRLSAINVPTLVISGRHDEATPLVVKPFLDEIADVRWALFEDSSHMPHVEERQACMGTVVKFLDEVCSVPYKELKAG; translated from the coding sequence ATGGAATTCATCGAAAAAATCCGCGAAGGGTATGCGGCGTTTGGCGCCCACCAGACCTGGTACCGCGTCACCGGTGACCTCTGCAGCGGCCGCACACCCCTGGTGGTTATTCACGGCGGCCCCGGCTGCACCCACGACTATGTAGACGCTTTCAAAGACGTCGCCGCCAGTGGCCACGCCGTGATCCACTATGACCAACTGGGCAACGGCCGCTCCACCCACTTGCCGGACAAAGACCCGTCCTTCTGGACGGTCGAGCTGTTTCTGGCCGAACTGAACAACCTGCTGGACCACCTGCAGATCAGCGATAACTACGCGATCCTCGGCCAGTCCTGGGGCGGCATGCTCGGCAGTGAACACGCGATCCTGCAGCCCAAGGGCCTGCGCGCCTTCATCCCGGCCAACTCGCCGACGTGCATGCGCACCTGGGTCAGCGAAGCCAACCGCCTGCGCAAATTACTGCCCGAAGGCGTGCATGAAACCCTGCTCAAGCATGAAGCCGCCGGCACCTACCAGGACCCGGAATACCTCGCCGCCTCGCGGGTGTTCTATGACCACCACGTATGCCGGGTAAACCCGTGGCCGGAAGAAGTGGCGCGGACCTTCGCCCAAGTCGACTCAGACCCGACGGTGTACCACGCCATGAGTGGCCCGACCGAGTTCCATGTGATCGGCAGCTTGAAGGACTGGAAGTCGACTGGCCGCCTGTCGGCAATCAATGTGCCGACCCTGGTGATCTCCGGCCGACATGACGAGGCGACGCCGCTGGTGGTCAAGCCGTTTCTGGATGAAATCGCCGATGTACGCTGGGCGCTGTTTGAAGACTCCAGCCACATGCCCCATGTGGAAGAACGCCAGGCGTGCATGGGGACAGTGGTGAAGTTCCTGGATGAGGTGTGTTCGGTGCCTTACAAAGAACTCAAAGCCGGCTGA
- a CDS encoding nucleobase:cation symporter-2 family protein, translated as MTIPKASPQRPEDENLGVAANMAYGLQHVLTMYGGIVAVPLIVGQAAGLSPADIGLLIAASLFAGGLATLLQTLGLPFFGCQLPLVQGVSFAGVATMVAIVGSDGAGGLPAILGAVMAASLIGLLITPVFSRITKFFPPLVTGIVITTIGLTLMPVAARWAMGGNSRAADFGSMPNIGLAALTLALVLLLSKIGSATISRLSILLAMVIGTVIAVLLGMADFSGVTQGPMFGFPTPFHFGMPTFQVAAIISMCIVVMVTLVETSADILAVGEIIDTKVDSKRLGNGLRADMLSSMFAPIFGSFTQSAFAQNVGLVAVTGVKSRFVVATGGVILVVLGLLPFMGRVIAAVPTSVLGGAGIVLFGTVAASGIRTLSKVDYRNNMNLIIVATSIGFGMIPIAAPSFYDHFPSWFATIFHSGISSSAIMAILLNLAFNHFTAGNSDQQSVFVAGTERSLCFRDVSELRDGDYFSGGKLFDAEGREIPLVADTPKRTPKPETTEV; from the coding sequence ATGACTATCCCGAAGGCGTCACCGCAGCGGCCAGAAGATGAGAATCTCGGCGTCGCCGCCAACATGGCTTACGGCCTGCAGCATGTGCTCACCATGTACGGCGGCATCGTCGCGGTACCGTTGATCGTCGGCCAGGCGGCCGGGTTGTCGCCTGCGGATATCGGCTTGCTGATCGCCGCGTCGCTGTTTGCCGGTGGCCTCGCCACGCTGCTGCAAACCCTTGGCCTGCCGTTTTTCGGCTGCCAATTGCCGCTGGTGCAGGGCGTGTCGTTTGCCGGTGTGGCAACCATGGTGGCGATTGTCGGCAGCGACGGCGCCGGCGGGTTGCCGGCGATTCTGGGAGCGGTGATGGCCGCGTCGCTGATCGGGCTGCTGATCACCCCGGTATTTTCGCGGATCACCAAGTTCTTCCCACCGTTGGTCACCGGCATCGTGATTACCACCATCGGCCTGACCTTGATGCCCGTAGCGGCGCGCTGGGCCATGGGTGGCAACAGCCGTGCGGCAGATTTTGGCAGCATGCCCAATATCGGCCTGGCGGCGCTGACTCTGGCGCTGGTGCTGCTATTGAGCAAAATCGGCAGCGCCACCATCTCGCGCTTGTCGATCCTGCTGGCGATGGTGATCGGCACGGTAATCGCGGTGTTGCTGGGCATGGCGGACTTCTCCGGCGTGACTCAGGGGCCGATGTTCGGTTTCCCCACGCCCTTTCATTTCGGCATGCCGACCTTTCAGGTGGCGGCGATCATTTCCATGTGCATCGTGGTGATGGTGACCCTGGTTGAAACCTCGGCGGATATCCTGGCGGTGGGTGAGATCATCGACACCAAGGTCGACTCCAAACGCCTGGGCAACGGCCTGCGCGCCGATATGCTGTCGAGCATGTTTGCGCCGATTTTCGGTTCGTTCACCCAGAGTGCGTTCGCCCAGAACGTCGGCCTGGTGGCGGTTACCGGCGTGAAGAGCCGCTTTGTAGTGGCGACGGGCGGGGTGATCCTGGTGGTTCTCGGCCTGCTGCCGTTTATGGGGCGGGTGATTGCGGCGGTGCCGACCTCGGTGCTGGGCGGGGCCGGGATCGTGCTGTTCGGCACGGTGGCCGCCAGCGGTATTCGCACCCTGTCCAAGGTGGATTATCGCAACAACATGAACCTGATCATCGTCGCCACCAGCATCGGTTTCGGCATGATCCCGATTGCTGCGCCAAGCTTCTACGATCACTTCCCCAGCTGGTTCGCGACCATTTTCCACTCGGGTATCAGTTCGTCGGCGATCATGGCGATCCTGCTGAACCTGGCGTTCAACCATTTCACGGCGGGTAATTCGGACCAGCAGTCGGTATTTGTGGCGGGGACCGAGCGCAGCTTGTGCTTTCGCGATGTGTCGGAACTGCGTGACGGGGATTATTTCAGCGGCGGCAAGTTGTTTGATGCTGAGGGGCGGGAGATTCCGTTGGTGGCGGATACGCCGAAGAGAACACCCAAGCCTGAGACGACTGAGGTCTGA
- a CDS encoding nucleoside-binding protein, protein MKKVLQGATVALTLLGGGEAVAVEWMNNSVGFRYGQQFTNPNNPDEFSKRIYSFTHASGYRYGSNFLNLDVFLSDSRDPRKGTDHGGSEVYAVYRHQLYASRVFDMPLGTGLIKDYALTLGFDANRNNNVASAKKRALVIGPTLKFNTVGVLDLSLMYYKERNHTGIPGAQESNHTFDDTYLLNLTWMRSFEIANHAAKFQGFINYVGEKGEDYHGRDTAPEALMRTALMVAVRPGKSVKPNLYLGVGYEYWHNKFGVDGGRGTRTSTPTVNMEITF, encoded by the coding sequence ATGAAAAAAGTATTACAGGGAGCCACCGTCGCCCTCACCCTGCTCGGCGGCGGGGAGGCTGTCGCGGTGGAATGGATGAACAACAGCGTAGGGTTTCGTTACGGGCAGCAGTTCACCAACCCCAACAACCCCGATGAATTCAGCAAGCGCATCTACAGCTTCACCCACGCCAGCGGTTACCGGTACGGCAGCAATTTTCTGAACCTCGATGTGTTCCTCTCCGACAGCCGCGACCCGCGCAAGGGCACCGACCACGGCGGCAGTGAGGTATACGCGGTGTATCGGCACCAGCTGTACGCCTCACGCGTGTTCGATATGCCGCTGGGCACCGGCCTGATCAAGGATTACGCGCTGACCCTGGGCTTCGACGCCAACCGCAACAACAACGTTGCGTCGGCGAAAAAGCGCGCCCTGGTGATCGGCCCGACGCTGAAATTCAACACCGTCGGTGTGCTGGACCTGAGCCTTATGTACTACAAGGAACGCAACCACACCGGTATCCCGGGTGCGCAGGAGTCGAACCACACCTTTGACGACACCTACCTGCTTAACCTGACGTGGATGCGCTCGTTCGAGATCGCCAACCATGCGGCGAAATTCCAGGGTTTTATCAATTACGTCGGGGAAAAGGGCGAGGACTACCATGGCCGTGACACCGCACCGGAAGCGCTGATGCGCACCGCGCTGATGGTGGCGGTGCGGCCGGGTAAAAGCGTGAAGCCAAACCTGTATCTCGGGGTGGGTTACGAGTACTGGCATAACAAATTCGGCGTGGACGGGGGCCGGGGTACCCGTACATCAACCCCGACGGTGAACATGGAAATAACCTTTTAA
- the punC gene encoding purine nucleoside transporter PunC, giving the protein MKNSFGFTWYLAGLSMLGYLAMDMYLPAFGAMGEQLQIGAGAVGASLSIFLAGFAVGQLLWGPLSDRLGRKPILLAGLSLFVLGCAGMFWVETAPQLLALRFMQAIGVCSAAVSWQALVIDRYPADKAHRVFASIMPLMSLSPALAPLLGAMVLNHFGWQAIFGVLLGVSLVLLLPTLFLRKLPKRPAGEDEPSRLGYGQLLTSRVFTGNVMIFAACSASFFAWLTASPFILGDMGYSPNDIGLSYVLPTLAFLVGGYSCRSALQHFQGKTLLPWLLLAYCVSMVALYLVATLTVPTLTTLLIPFCLMALVNGASYPIVVANALMPFAENSGKAAALQNTLQLGLCFLSSLLVSSMLEQPLLITVIVMLATAPLAVLGYWLARPKADRSELATNLK; this is encoded by the coding sequence ATGAAAAATTCTTTTGGTTTTACCTGGTATCTGGCAGGGCTGAGCATGCTCGGTTATCTCGCCATGGACATGTACTTGCCGGCGTTCGGCGCCATGGGCGAGCAGTTGCAGATTGGCGCAGGCGCGGTGGGCGCCAGCTTGAGTATTTTTCTCGCAGGTTTTGCCGTGGGGCAGTTGCTGTGGGGGCCGTTGTCCGATCGCCTGGGGCGCAAGCCGATCCTGCTCGCGGGCCTTAGCCTGTTCGTGCTCGGCTGCGCCGGGATGTTCTGGGTCGAGACCGCGCCGCAGTTGCTGGCCTTGCGCTTTATGCAAGCGATTGGCGTGTGTTCCGCCGCCGTGAGCTGGCAGGCGCTGGTGATCGACCGTTACCCGGCCGACAAGGCACATCGTGTATTCGCCAGCATCATGCCATTGATGTCGCTCTCGCCCGCGTTGGCGCCGTTGTTGGGGGCGATGGTGCTGAACCATTTCGGCTGGCAGGCGATTTTCGGTGTATTGCTGGGAGTATCGCTGGTGTTGCTGTTGCCGACCTTGTTCCTGCGCAAGCTGCCGAAACGTCCGGCAGGGGAGGACGAACCTTCGCGCCTTGGTTATGGGCAGTTGCTCACCTCGCGAGTGTTCACCGGCAATGTGATGATCTTCGCCGCGTGCTCGGCCAGTTTCTTCGCCTGGCTCACCGCCTCGCCGTTCATCCTGGGCGATATGGGCTACAGCCCGAATGACATCGGCCTGAGCTACGTGCTGCCGACCCTGGCGTTTCTGGTGGGCGGCTACAGCTGCCGCAGCGCCTTGCAGCATTTTCAGGGCAAGACCTTGCTGCCCTGGTTGCTGCTGGCCTATTGCGTGAGCATGGTGGCGTTGTACCTGGTGGCGACCTTGACCGTGCCGACCCTCACCACCTTGTTGATTCCGTTCTGCCTGATGGCCCTGGTCAATGGCGCCAGCTACCCGATTGTGGTGGCGAATGCGTTGATGCCGTTTGCAGAAAATTCCGGCAAGGCGGCGGCGCTGCAAAACACCCTGCAACTGGGCCTGTGCTTTCTCAGCAGCCTGTTGGTGTCGTCGATGCTCGAGCAGCCGCTGCTGATTACCGTGATCGTGATGCTGGCGACCGCGCCGTTGGCGGTGTTGGGTTACTGGCTGGCGCGGCCGAAGGCTGACCGTAGCGAACTGGCAACGAATCTGAAGTGA
- the punR gene encoding DNA-binding transcriptional activator PunR has translation MWSEYSLDVVDAVARHGSFSAAAQELHRVPSAISYTVRQLEEWLAVPLFVRRHRDVELTPAGRLFIDEARGVMKKMLGTRRLCQQVANGWSGQLKVAVDSIVKPQRCRQLVLDFYRQFPEVELLLEYEVYNGVWDALADERTDIVIGATSAVPVASHFTFRDMGLLNWLCVVSARHPLASVDGLLSDDQLRPFASLCMTDTSRNLPKRDTWTLDNQRRLVVPNWASAIDCLRDGLCVGMAPAHQVLPWIERGELVALQLSRPFPASPSCVAWAQNKLSPAMAWLLEYLGDTPTLNQEWLNGPDR, from the coding sequence ATGTGGTCCGAATACTCCTTGGATGTGGTCGATGCGGTAGCGCGCCACGGCAGCTTCAGCGCCGCCGCCCAGGAATTGCACCGCGTGCCGTCGGCCATCAGCTATACGGTGCGTCAGCTGGAAGAGTGGCTGGCTGTGCCGCTGTTCGTGCGGCGCCACCGCGATGTGGAGTTGACCCCGGCCGGGCGCCTGTTTATCGACGAAGCCCGTGGCGTGATGAAAAAAATGCTCGGCACACGGCGCTTGTGCCAGCAGGTGGCCAATGGCTGGAGCGGCCAGTTGAAGGTGGCGGTGGACTCCATCGTCAAACCCCAGCGCTGCCGGCAGTTGGTGCTGGATTTCTATCGGCAGTTTCCCGAGGTGGAATTGTTGCTGGAGTACGAGGTGTATAACGGCGTGTGGGATGCCCTGGCGGATGAACGCACCGATATCGTGATCGGCGCCACCAGCGCGGTGCCGGTCGCCAGCCACTTCACCTTTCGCGATATGGGCCTGTTGAACTGGCTGTGCGTGGTCAGTGCACGGCACCCGTTGGCGAGTGTGGACGGCTTGCTCAGTGATGACCAACTGCGCCCCTTCGCCTCGCTGTGCATGACCGACACCTCACGCAACCTGCCCAAGCGTGACACCTGGACCCTGGATAACCAGCGCCGGCTGGTAGTGCCCAACTGGGCCTCGGCCATCGACTGCTTGCGTGATGGCCTGTGCGTCGGCATGGCACCGGCGCATCAGGTGCTGCCGTGGATCGAGCGCGGCGAGCTGGTGGCGTTGCAACTGTCGCGCCCCTTCCCCGCCAGCCCGTCATGCGTGGCGTGGGCGCAGAACAAACTGTCCCCGGCGATGGCATGGTTGCTGGAGTATCTGGGGGATACGCCAACCCTGAATCAGGAGTGGCTGAATGGCCCCGATCGCTGA
- a CDS encoding aspartate aminotransferase family protein, with protein sequence MTAACLMTTYQPLALSFTRGLGTRLWDQQGREYLDAVAGVAVTNVGHSHPRLVTAISEQAGLLLHTSNLYSIDWQQRLAQRLTQLSGLDRAFFNNSGAEANETALKLARLHGWKKGVEQPLVVVMENAFHGRTLGTMAASDGPSVRLGFQRLPGDFLKVGFGDLAALEAITVQFGPRIAAVLLEPIQGESGVLPAPAGYLKALREHCTRHGWLMMLDEIQTGIGRTGAWFAFQHEGIVPDVMTLAKGLGNGVPIGACLARAAVAQLFTPGSHGSTFGGNPLACRVGCTVLEIIEEQGLLHNAAVQGERLLARLRVELSEHPQVLAIRGRGLMIGIELARPYRDLAQRAAQEHGLLINVTRGKVIRLLPPLTLDPKEVEMIVRAITRLLD encoded by the coding sequence ATGACCGCCGCCTGCCTGATGACCACTTACCAACCCCTGGCCTTGAGTTTTACCCGTGGCCTGGGCACGCGCCTGTGGGACCAGCAGGGCCGCGAATACCTGGACGCGGTGGCCGGTGTGGCGGTGACCAATGTCGGGCATTCCCACCCCCGGTTGGTGACCGCCATCAGCGAGCAGGCCGGCTTGCTATTGCACACCTCCAACCTCTACAGCATCGACTGGCAACAGCGCCTGGCCCAGCGCCTGACACAGTTATCCGGCCTGGACCGCGCCTTTTTCAACAACTCTGGCGCCGAGGCCAACGAGACGGCGCTGAAGCTGGCGCGGTTGCACGGCTGGAAAAAAGGCGTTGAGCAGCCGTTGGTGGTGGTGATGGAAAATGCCTTTCATGGCCGCACGCTGGGCACCATGGCAGCCAGCGATGGCCCTTCGGTGCGGTTGGGGTTCCAGCGCTTGCCGGGGGATTTTCTCAAGGTCGGTTTTGGCGATCTGGCGGCACTGGAGGCGATTACCGTGCAATTCGGCCCGCGGATCGCCGCGGTGTTGCTGGAGCCGATCCAGGGCGAAAGTGGCGTGCTGCCCGCACCGGCCGGTTATTTGAAGGCCCTGCGCGAGCACTGCACCCGCCACGGCTGGCTGATGATGCTCGACGAGATCCAGACCGGCATCGGCCGCACCGGCGCCTGGTTTGCCTTCCAGCATGAAGGCATCGTGCCGGACGTGATGACCCTGGCCAAAGGCCTCGGCAATGGCGTGCCCATCGGCGCCTGCCTAGCCCGGGCCGCCGTGGCCCAGCTGTTTACCCCCGGCAGCCACGGCAGCACCTTTGGCGGCAACCCGCTGGCGTGCCGGGTGGGCTGCACCGTGCTGGAGATTATCGAAGAGCAAGGTTTGCTGCACAACGCTGCCGTTCAGGGCGAGCGTTTGCTGGCGCGGTTGCGGGTCGAGTTGAGCGAGCACCCGCAGGTGCTGGCGATTCGCGGGCGGGGCTTGATGATCGGTATCGAGTTGGCCCGCCCGTACCGCGACCTGGCGCAGCGTGCTGCCCAGGAGCATGGACTGTTGATCAATGTCACGCGGGGCAAGGTCATTCGCCTGCTGCCGCCGCTGACGCTGGATCCCAAGGAAGTCGAGATGATCGTCAGGGCCATCACCCGGCTACTGGATTGA
- a CDS encoding LysR family transcriptional regulator, whose amino-acid sequence MDLFQAMSVYVKVVETGSMTAAAQACGMSTTMVGNHLRALEQRLGVSLLKRTTRKQSLTEFGGQYYQRCLEVLGLVADSEQLAEQAHSDVPRGTLRITAPPVFGTERLTPALSEFSQRYPQINLYVELSNERVDLVDSGFDVAIRLGELETSNLIARPMQAYTLTLCASPAYLARRGTPQTPDDLQHHDCLAFAYPATDNWRDTDKLWRMTGDEGEVEVPVSGSLTINSSQGLRQAAVNGMGIIMLADALVQPDLESGKLVALLTTYQLPSRPMHLLYRQDRYRLPKLRAFVNFAMEKWAR is encoded by the coding sequence ATGGACTTATTCCAGGCGATGTCGGTGTACGTAAAGGTAGTGGAGACCGGCAGCATGACCGCCGCCGCCCAGGCCTGTGGGATGTCGACCACCATGGTCGGCAATCACTTGCGCGCCCTGGAGCAACGATTGGGCGTCAGCCTGCTCAAGCGCACCACGCGCAAGCAAAGCCTCACCGAGTTCGGCGGGCAGTATTACCAGCGCTGCCTGGAAGTGCTGGGGCTGGTGGCCGACTCCGAGCAACTCGCCGAACAAGCCCACAGCGACGTGCCCAGGGGTACCCTGCGCATCACCGCCCCACCGGTATTCGGCACCGAACGCCTGACACCCGCCCTGAGCGAATTTTCCCAGCGTTACCCGCAGATCAACCTGTACGTAGAGCTGAGCAATGAGCGAGTGGACCTGGTCGACAGCGGGTTCGACGTGGCGATCCGGCTCGGCGAACTGGAAACCTCCAACCTGATCGCCAGGCCCATGCAGGCCTACACCCTCACCCTCTGCGCATCACCTGCCTACCTGGCACGACGTGGCACTCCGCAAACGCCCGATGACCTGCAGCATCACGACTGCCTGGCGTTCGCTTACCCTGCGACCGACAACTGGCGTGACACCGACAAACTCTGGCGCATGACCGGCGATGAAGGCGAGGTAGAGGTTCCGGTGTCCGGTTCATTGACCATCAATAGCTCGCAAGGCTTGCGCCAGGCGGCCGTAAACGGCATGGGCATCATCATGCTGGCCGATGCTCTGGTGCAACCGGACCTGGAGAGCGGCAAACTGGTGGCCTTGTTAACCACCTATCAACTGCCCAGCCGCCCCATGCATCTGCTCTACAGGCAGGATCGCTACCGCTTGCCCAAACTGCGCGCATTCGTGAATTTCGCCATGGAAAAATGGGCGCGCTAA
- a CDS encoding HAD family phosphatase yields the protein MTIRAVVFDFGGVLFDWNPQHLYRKLIADDHERQWFLDNICTQAWNTEQDAGRALADGTRSLIAEYPHHEALIQAYYDRWHEMLRGPLPEGVAILEALHRAEMPLFGLTNWSAETFPYARANYPFLQCLRDIVVSGELKLIKPDAAIYHASLAQVRAHLPDIQPAQVVFIDDVVGNIEAAAALGWQGIHHVSAERTAARLRELGVSF from the coding sequence ATGACGATTCGTGCTGTAGTTTTTGATTTCGGCGGTGTGCTGTTCGATTGGAACCCCCAGCACCTGTACCGCAAGCTGATTGCCGACGATCACGAGCGGCAGTGGTTCCTCGATAACATCTGCACCCAGGCCTGGAACACCGAGCAGGACGCCGGACGTGCCCTGGCCGATGGCACGCGCAGCCTGATCGCCGAATACCCGCATCACGAAGCCTTGATTCAGGCCTATTACGACCGTTGGCACGAAATGCTGCGCGGCCCGCTGCCCGAAGGCGTGGCGATTCTGGAGGCGCTGCATCGGGCCGAGATGCCACTGTTCGGGCTCACCAACTGGTCCGCCGAAACCTTTCCCTACGCACGCGCCAATTACCCGTTCCTCCAGTGTTTGCGCGACATCGTGGTGTCCGGCGAGCTGAAGCTGATCAAGCCGGATGCGGCGATCTACCACGCCAGCCTGGCTCAGGTACGCGCCCACCTGCCGGATATCCAGCCGGCGCAAGTGGTGTTTATCGACGATGTTGTCGGCAATATCGAAGCCGCTGCTGCCCTTGGCTGGCAAGGCATTCACCATGTATCGGCCGAGCGCACTGCTGCACGCTTGCGCGAGTTGGGTGTGAGCTTTTAG